The DNA region AGGGGGATCGAGCAGCAGGGCGCAGGCCGCCGTGCCGCCGTCCGGGAGGGGGGCCGGGGCCGGGAGCCAGGTCTCGCAGCCTTCCTCGGCGTCGGGGCAGCGCTGGGCGAACGGGCAGCCCGGGAAGGTGTCCGAGAGGGACGGGGGGCGGCCCGGGATGGGGTGGAGGGGGGCGGGGGTGTCGCTCAGGGTCGGGGAGCAGGTGAGGAGGGACCGGGTGTAGGGGTGGGCGGGAGCGGTGAAGAGAGCCGAGGCCGTGCGGGACTCGACGACGCGGCCCGCGTACATGACGTACACGCGATCGCTGTACGCGGCCGCCAGGTGCAGGTCGTGGGTGATGAAGAGGAGAGCGAGGCCGTGCTCGGCGCGCAGGGCGCGCAGGAGGGCGAGGATGTCGGCCTGGGTGGTGACGTCGAGCGCGCTGGTCGCCTCGTCGGCGAGGAGCAGCCGCGGCCGGGCCGCGAGCGCGCCCGCGATGACGACGCGCTGCAGCATCCCGCCGGACATCTCGTGCGGCCGCTGCCGCACCCGGCGGGCCGGGTCGGCGAGCCCCACGGAGGCGAGCAGTTCGACCGCCT from Streptomyces flavofungini includes:
- a CDS encoding ABC transporter ATP-binding protein, whose amino-acid sequence is MPDAAGVPDASAAPGSLRRAGRERGPGPALLEIADLTLRLPGAARPVLDSVSLTVAPGEVVALVGESGSGKSTTAKAALGLFPAGAVASGSVRFDGTEVLGLTGERLRAHRADGVALVHQDPRAALNPVRRVGDFLVERGASRSEAVELLASVGLADPARRVRQRPHEMSGGMLQRVVIAGALAARPRLLLADEATSALDVTTQADILALLRALRAEHGLALLFITHDLHLAAAYSDRVYVMYAGRVVESRTASALFTAPAHPYTRSLLTCSPTLSDTPAPLHPIPGRPPSLSDTFPGCPFAQRCPDAEEGCETWLPAPAPLPDGGTAACALLLDPPVGPAPSHGADTDKVSHA